The Carnobacterium mobile DSM 4848 genome includes a window with the following:
- a CDS encoding DNA topoisomerase 3 codes for MKTLIIAEKPSVGKEIARVLGANQKNKNYIEGKEVIITWALGHLVGLKMPEDYKPEWATWNMETLPLIPEKMQIKPLKNTEHQLKAIKRLAQRKDVGQAVIATDAGREGELVARWILEYSKFNKPVKRLWISSQTDQAIRTGFKQLQPSQKYDDLYDAAIARSEADWLIGLNVTRALTVKYQDSLSAGRVQTPTLAMVRKQEAAIEAFVPETYFTLEIIVDEQAASLVEGAPQKFHERIEAEKLADRLSSKPILVKEVKEKIRSSAAPLPYDLTELQREANQRYQYSAKKTLNIMQTLYERHKVVSYPRTDSKHLTTDMQNTMKDRLQAIQSFASSEVKEVVKKGSKVTQKGVFDNSKVTDHHGIIPTEERPRPEKMDQDELRVYRMIVERFLGLFLPAYKVAQTTYWLAVEDVTFKLQQEVVLENGWRQVEPTKSKKQYKQGEQLKQATVKVKKQLTKAPNRLTESALLQKMERYGLGTPATRAEIIEKLISSELMERKTTKLSVSPKGKQLLTLVNPALVTPELTSKWENSLEKIALGQLKKEAFLKEIKKEANRLVKEIKMSEQTYKDHSITTKICPDCGELLKERNGREGKLLVCSSTSCSYRRFKEPKISNRRCAQCHRKMEIHEGKKGKYFKCKYCNLSEKMGDNKNKKITKHETKRLLKKVNQEAQEEVESPLALALKAAMEKQGN; via the coding sequence ATGAAAACTCTAATTATTGCTGAAAAACCAAGTGTTGGCAAAGAAATCGCCAGAGTACTAGGAGCAAATCAAAAAAACAAAAATTATATTGAAGGTAAAGAAGTCATTATCACCTGGGCGCTAGGCCATTTAGTGGGATTGAAGATGCCTGAAGATTATAAACCAGAATGGGCGACGTGGAATATGGAAACTTTGCCATTGATTCCAGAAAAGATGCAAATCAAACCTTTAAAAAATACAGAACATCAACTAAAAGCAATTAAACGCTTAGCACAACGAAAAGATGTTGGCCAAGCTGTGATAGCAACAGATGCAGGACGCGAAGGAGAACTTGTAGCTCGTTGGATCCTAGAATATAGCAAGTTCAATAAACCGGTAAAACGTTTATGGATTTCGTCGCAAACAGATCAAGCTATCCGTACAGGTTTTAAACAGCTGCAGCCGAGCCAGAAATACGATGACTTATATGACGCAGCGATAGCACGTTCTGAAGCAGATTGGTTAATAGGATTGAATGTAACTAGGGCTTTGACAGTTAAATACCAAGATAGCTTATCAGCTGGACGGGTCCAAACTCCAACTTTAGCGATGGTGAGGAAACAAGAAGCAGCAATTGAAGCATTTGTACCAGAAACCTACTTTACGCTAGAGATAATTGTGGATGAGCAAGCTGCTAGCTTGGTGGAAGGAGCTCCACAAAAATTTCATGAACGAATAGAAGCAGAAAAATTAGCTGACCGCCTATCTTCGAAACCAATCTTAGTTAAAGAAGTGAAAGAGAAAATCCGCAGTTCTGCAGCTCCATTGCCCTATGATTTAACAGAACTGCAACGAGAAGCCAATCAGCGTTATCAATATTCAGCGAAAAAGACATTGAATATTATGCAAACTCTTTATGAGCGGCATAAAGTTGTTTCTTATCCCAGAACAGATTCAAAGCATCTGACAACGGATATGCAAAATACAATGAAAGATCGCTTACAAGCTATCCAGTCATTTGCCAGCTCAGAAGTAAAAGAGGTAGTGAAAAAAGGATCAAAAGTGACTCAAAAAGGCGTATTTGATAACAGTAAAGTTACTGATCACCACGGGATTATTCCAACGGAAGAACGGCCGCGACCAGAAAAAATGGATCAGGATGAATTGCGTGTTTATCGCATGATCGTAGAACGGTTTTTAGGTTTGTTTTTACCAGCTTATAAAGTGGCTCAAACAACTTATTGGTTAGCTGTTGAAGATGTAACATTTAAGTTGCAGCAAGAAGTCGTATTGGAAAATGGCTGGCGGCAAGTTGAGCCGACAAAAAGTAAAAAACAGTACAAGCAAGGCGAACAATTAAAGCAAGCGACAGTCAAGGTGAAAAAACAATTAACTAAAGCTCCCAATCGTTTAACTGAATCGGCCTTGCTTCAAAAAATGGAAAGATATGGTTTAGGGACACCGGCGACTCGGGCGGAAATCATTGAGAAATTGATCAGCAGTGAATTAATGGAGCGAAAAACTACGAAATTATCAGTTTCTCCAAAAGGGAAACAATTATTAACGTTAGTGAATCCGGCTTTGGTCACACCGGAATTGACAAGCAAATGGGAGAACTCACTGGAAAAAATAGCTTTAGGTCAACTAAAAAAAGAAGCTTTTTTGAAAGAAATAAAAAAAGAAGCCAATCGATTAGTTAAAGAAATAAAAATGAGCGAACAAACATATAAAGACCATTCGATTACCACTAAAATTTGTCCAGATTGCGGTGAATTATTAAAAGAACGCAATGGGCGAGAAGGTAAATTATTAGTTTGCAGCAGCACATCTTGTTCGTACAGACGGTTTAAAGAACCAAAAATCTCTAATCGACGTTGTGCTCAATGTCATCGGAAAATGGAGATTCATGAAGGAAAAAAAGGAAAATATTTTAAATGCAAATACTGCAATCTTTCTGAAAAAATGGGAGACAATAAAAACAAAAAAATCACTAAACACGAAACCAAGCGCTTGTTGAAAAAAGTAAATCAAGAAGCCCAAGAAGAAGTTGAAAGCCCATTGGCACTTGCTTTAAAAGCTGCTATGGAAAAACAAGGAAATTAA